Proteins from a single region of Methanoculleus horonobensis:
- a CDS encoding MarC family protein — protein sequence MSPVAEIAGFVGIALVAVFLGIAAALGVSYVGMLYGPRIFAFIGEGGLRVVPKLMAVIVLAIAIQFIIRGIAEAMPQLLANVEFGGDAGTE from the coding sequence ATGAGCCCGGTGGCGGAGATCGCCGGGTTCGTGGGGATTGCCCTGGTCGCTGTCTTCCTCGGGATCGCCGCGGCTCTCGGGGTCTCGTACGTCGGGATGCTCTACGGCCCCCGCATATTCGCCTTCATCGGGGAAGGAGGGCTCAGGGTCGTTCCGAAACTGATGGCGGTCATCGTTCTTGCGATAGCCATCCAGTTCATCATCCGCGGAATCGCGGAGGCGATGCCCCAGCTGCTGGCGAATGTCGAGTTCGGTGGGGATGCGGGTACGGAATGA